The Argopecten irradians isolate NY chromosome 16, Ai_NY, whole genome shotgun sequence genome window below encodes:
- the LOC138309991 gene encoding vesicle-fusing ATPase-like, protein MAKATMKAVKCPTDELSLTNRAIVSDKDFDEKTVSHVEINTSPGKSFVFTIKTYPRMTPGTMGFNLPQRKWAFISLSQELAVKPVKFNPRTDSIGTITLEVDFLQQRMANSDPYDSDKMAQEFLMQFANQAFTVDQFLAFSFAEKKMMGVYVKEVEVNDFTQMKDGAPMSKKANMGVLSPNTVVLFEKAENSTLHLTGKAKTKQAHTSIINPDWNFQKMGIGGLDNEFSAIFRRAFASRVFPPEVIEQLGMKHVKGILLFGPPGNGKTLMARQIGNMLNAREPKIVNGPQILDKFVGESEAKIRNLFKDAEEEEKRCGMHSGLHIIIFDEIDSICKSRGSVAGNTGVHDTVVNQLLAKIDGVEQLNNILVIGMTNRKDMIDEALLRPGRLEVQMEIGLPDEKGRNQILHIHTTTMRENNKLAPDVNIPELAVLTKNFSGAEIEGLVRSAQSTAMNRLIKADSKVEVDPEAMDKLCVTKTDFIHALENDIKPAFGSSKEEFEKYVSNGIINWGEPVSRVLEDGNLLIAQTKASQTTPLVTVLLEGPPGSGKTSLAATIAKNSDFPFIKICSPENMIGFTETAKCQAIKKIFDDAYKSPLSCIIVDDIERLLGKILVTKYWHTELKSNTSILC, encoded by the exons GCCACGATGAAGGCCGTAAAGTGCCCCACGGATGAGCTGTCGTTGACTAATCGGGCCATCGTAAGCGATAAGGACTTTGATGAAAAAACTGTCAG CCATGTTGAAATCAACACCTCGCCAGGGAAATCTTTTGTGTTTACGATTAAGACCTATCCACGAATGACCCCCGGGACGATGGGCTTCAACCTACCCCAG AGAAAGTGGGCATTTATATCCCTAAGCCAAGAATTGGCAGTAAAACCAGTCAAATTCAACCCGCGTACAGACAGTATAGGGACCATTACATTGGAGGTTGATTTCCTACAGCAGAGAAT GGCCAACTCTGATCCTTATGACTCAGACAAGATGGCACAGGAGTTTCTCATGCAGTTTGCCAACCAGGCATTCACAGTCGACCAGTTCTTGGCTTTTAGCTTTGCTGAAAAAAAGATGATGGGAGTCTATGTCAAAGAAGTTGAAG TTAATGACTTCACCCAGATGAAAGATGGAGCTCCTATGTCAAAAAAG GCCAATATGGGTGTACTAAGCCCTAACACTGTCGTGTTGTTTGAGAAGGCTGAGAATTCTACACTTCACCTCACAGGCAAAGCTAAAAC AAAACAAGCTCACACATCTATTATAAACCCAGACTGGAACTTTCAGAAGATGGGCATCGGTGGTCTGGACAATGAATTCTCCGCAATCTTCAGACGAGCTTTCGCTTCCAGAGTCTTCCCTCCAGAAGTTATAGAACAGCTTG GTATGAAGCACGTCAAAGGAATCCTGTTGTTTGGTCCTCCGGGAAACGGTAAAACCCTCATGGCCAG gCAAATAGGGAACATGTTGAATGCTCGTGAGCCCAAAATTGTAAATGGTCCCCAAATCCTCGACAAATTTGTGGGCGAGTCTGAAGCCAAGATCAGAAACTTGTTCAAAGACGCTGAAGAGGAGGAGAAGAGA TGCGGCATGCACAGCGGTCTTCACATTATCATCTTTGATGAAATTGATTCCATCTGTAAATCGCGAGGATCTGTG GCGGGTAACACAGGTGTACATGATACCGTGGTGAACCAGCTGTTAGCTAAGATAGACGGTGTAGAACAACTCAACAACATCCTAGTTATAG GAATGACAAATCGTAAAGACATGATTGACGAGGCCCTGCTTCGACCAGGCAGACTTGAAGTACAGATGGAAATAG GACTTCCAGATGAGAAGGGCCGTAACCAGATATTACacatacacacgactacaatgAGAGAAAATAACAAACTAGCTCCTGATGTTAACATACCAGAGCTGGCGGTCCTCACCAAAAACTTCAGTGGGGCTGAGATCGAGGGTCTGGTGAGGTCTGCACAGTCTACAGCGATGAACAGACTGATCAAG GCTGATTCCAAGGTTGAAGTGGACCCAGAGGCTATGGACAAATTGTGTGTCACTAAGACCGACTTCATCCATGCTTTAGAGAATGATATAAAACCg GCGTTTGGAAGCAGTAAGGAAGAGTTTGAGAAGTATGTGTCAAATGGTATTATCAACTGGGGTGAACCAGTCAGTCGAGTCCTGGAGGACGGCAATTTGTTGATTGCACAGACAAAAGCCAGTCAGACAACACCGTTAGTCACAGTTCTACTGGAAG GTCCTCCGGGAAGTGGGAAAACTTCGTTAGCTGCCACCATTGCTAAAAATTCAGACTTTCCATTCATCAAGATTTGTTCACCTGAGAATATGATTGGCTTTACTGAAACAGCTAAGTGTCAGGCCATTAAAAAG ATCTTTGATGACGCCTACAAATCACCATTGAGCTGTATCATTGTGGACGATATAGAAAGGCTACTCGGTAAGATTTTGGTAACCAAATATTGGCACACTGAATTGAAGTCTAATACAAGCATACTATGTTAA